One window of Mauremys reevesii isolate NIE-2019 linkage group 4, ASM1616193v1, whole genome shotgun sequence genomic DNA carries:
- the ZNF646 gene encoding zinc finger protein 646, which yields MEEPGCEPSQPQREERPFKCGQCQRSYRHAGSLVNHRRTHEVGLFTCLLCRKEFSNPMALKNHLRIHTEERRHRCPDCGRSFRVASQLASHRHSAHGQKREEDGENNFQQGQDSSSSDADVFPALEGGGAGTLLSNLEKYIAESVVPADFSQLEFPGKAEEGQEAPGVPAEERRYKCNQCDKAYKHAGSLTNHKQSHTLGVYQCAVCFKEFSNLMALKNHSRLHSEYRPYKCPVCCKAFRLPSELLSHQKAHEKARWAGRAPSEGSEHSASEEDSIETSAKLDIYQPPAAAFGEGTPCSLKDGAKAGGGDRGNPDGELCVRCGGSFADEEELRNHSCLYPEEEEEEEEKEDGGGLAQPTEGAWEASGKDGDQARPYQCGECGRTYRHAGSLINHKKSHQTGVYSCNFCCKQLFNLAALKNHLRIHLKSKPASRPGLQYSCPPAPEEAACHLDQSPAEPAGGERATEPPGRGEAGGGGALKEEETGCVEEEEDGASEERPYRCGECGRTYRHRGSLVNHRHTHRTGVYQCSLCPKQYSNLMALRNHVRMHFRAARGKERGSYACTSCGESFEEEAEFQWHQLRHAPGDAAPCPQEGKEEEEEPGSVHTREAALLLAIKRDVEELEAAGPAPGMSHICGCCGMIFHDLGSLQSHALAHGDGETGTGEGEAELPGRRVYSCELCGKSYRHSGSLINHKQTHQTGDFECSLCAKRFSNVAAFKSHLRGHQKPRKGRAGAEEEEEGSVAEAEPRDAPDGTLQPDGSGDVGRGGPESTRVGEEGTVGEEESQRSYNLRGGSAVNGWQHPKEEEEAEASPSSSPNSQPYPCEILDHKHSQQLGIYQCSLCPKEYSNLEALKSHFRGHATAQQPGASTEERPFLCSLCGMIFPGETDLQHHHGLAHDREGEPREGSLEAGKDAAFPGLQQEAEGRPDERDGEEEMLLSHICGYCGQTFDDMASLEEHSLGHREEKEAALADTTIQLRLGPRPELPEEQKSGLTPPDSRPYACGQCGKTYRHGGSLVNHKKTHQVGDYQCGVCSRQYPNLSAYRNHLRNHPKCKLNDSRPAGNGDSIGKETALPHGREGGEAAAAPAPGKQDPRGSDGEECKLHVCDVCGELCQGAAGLEAHCAAQHLEEEEELVSVAEEEGGSGGSGEEGAASERPFCCEQCGRSYKHAGSLINHKQTHKTGLFRCAICQKLFYNLMALKNHNRIHFETKRYKCAQCPKAFRLQKQLASHQRVHRERRPPLPASSSRKLAHAKRAGKAHADSGGVSEPPAASKKDPEERPYRCEQCGRTYRHAGSLLNHRKSHKTGHYCCPVCPRAYPNLMALKNHQRIHFEVKRHRCPDCGKAFKWQRQLVRHQLIHAQRRPRPGSRSSPGRPLLEGNSLVRSKTAREWRAARREQGGSHVDASGGHSDGGHLGTTSGGHVDGTSGPHVDSSHVGSASVGASGGHVGGASGGHVDSSSVGGTSGSHVGSASVGASGGHVDTGTQTPVGVTQAPLGPFQCPVCPKQFPTPSALKNHGRVHTKKRFECSECGKAYRASRDLVQHLWRHQAEAEAGSTPGTNGLVDQRPYKCDRCERTYRHAGSLLHHKKVHTIGLYRCPACLKEFHNLLALTYHLRTHSDKKGRRCPDCGQAFRTSSRLASHAKACHGQAGYAKAGHAATGGAQGPEAGSCQDAGVDGSATAAMGQVS from the coding sequence ATGGAAGAGCCCGGCTGCGAGCCGAGCCAGCCGCAGCGGGAGGAGCGGCCCTTCAAATGCGGGCAGTGCCAGCGTAGCTACCGCCACGCCGGCAGCCTGGTCAACCACCGGCGCACCCACGAGGTGGGACTCTTCACCTGCCTGCTGTGTCGCAAGGAGTTCTCCAACCCCATGGCCCTGAAGAATCACCTCCGCATCCACACCGAGGAGAGGCGCCACCGGTGCCCGGACTGCGGCCGCAGCTTCCGTGTCGCCTCCCAGCTGGCCAGCCATCGCCATTCAGCCCACGGCCAGAAGAGGGAGGAGGACGGGGAGAACAACTTCCAGCAAGGGCAGGACTCCTCGTCGTCGGATGCCGACGTTTTCCCTGCGCTAGAGGGCGGCGGCGCCGGGACGTTGCTGAGCAACCTGGAGAAATACATCGCCGAATCGGTGGTGCCGGCCGATTTCTCCCAGCTGGAATTCCCCGGCAAAGCAGAGGAAGGCCAGGAGGCCCCTGGCGTGCCGGCAGAGGAGCGGCGCTATAAATGCAACCAGTGCGATAAGGCCTACAAGCATGCGGGCAGCCTCACCAACCACAAGCAGAGCCACACCTTGGGCGTCTACCAGTGCGCCGTCTGCTTCAAGGAGTTCTCCAACCTCATGGCGCTCAAGAACCACTCCCGGCTGCACTCGGAGTACCGCCCCTACAAGTGCCCGGTGTGCTGCAAGGCTTTCCGCCTGCCCAGTGAGCTGCTGAGCCACCAGAAGGCCCACGAGAAAGCCCGGTGGGCTGGGAGAGCCCCCTCGGAGGGCTCGGAACACAGCGCCTCGGAGGAGGACTCCATTGAGACTTCGGCCAAGCTGGATATCTACCAGCCGCCGGCAGCTGCCTTCGGAGAGGGCACCCCCTGCAGTTTGAAGGACGGGGCgaaggctgggggcggggaccGGGGCAATCCGGATGGGGAGCTGTGCGTGAGGTGCGGGGGAAGCTTTGCCGATGAGGAAGAGCTGAGGAACCACAGCTGCCTCTacccggaggaggaggaggaggaagaggagaaagaggaTGGGGGTGGCTTGGCCCAACCCACGGAGGGAGCCTGGGAGGCCAGCGGTAAGGACGGAGACCAAGCACGGCCCTACCAGTGCGGGGAGTGCGGCCGGACCTACCGCCATGCTGGCAGCCTCATCAACCACAAAAAAAGCCACCAGACGGGCGTCTACAGCTGCAACTTCTGCTGCAAGCAGCTCTTCAACCTGGCGGCCCTCAAGAACCACCTGCGGATACACCTCAAATCCAAGCCGGCCTCCCGGCCCGGCCTCCAGTACTCCTGCCCCCCGGCGCCCGAAGAGGCCGCTTGCCACCTCGACCAGAGCCCCGCAGAGCCAGCTGGTGGGGAGAGGGCCACGGAGCCGCCGGGCCGTGGGGAAGCAGGTGGAGGAGGTGCTCTCAAAGAGGAGGAGACTGGTtgtgtggaggaggaagaggacggGGCATCAGAGGAGCGGCCTTACCGCTGCGGGGAGTGCGGCCGGACCTACCGGCACCGGGGTAGCCTAGTCAACCACCGGCACACCCACCGGACGGGCGTCTACCAGTGCTCCCTGTGCCCTAAACAGTACTCCAACCTGATGGCCCTACGCAACCACGTCCGCATGCATTTCCGAGCGGCGCGGGGCAAGGAGCGGGGGAGTTACGCCTGCACCAGCTGCGGAGAGAGCTTTGAGGAGGAGGCAGAGTTCCAGTGGCACCAGCTGCGCCATGCGCCCGGGGatgccgccccctgcccccaggaggggaaggaggaggaggaggaaccggGCAGTGTCCACACGCGGGAGGCAGCGCTGCTGCTGGCCATCAAGCGAGATGTGGAGGAATTGGAGGCGGCTGGGCCGGCGCCGGGGATGTCTCACATCTGTGGCTGCTGCGGGATGATCTTCCACGACCTGGGCAGTTTGCAGAGCCACGCCCTGGCGCACGGCGACGGGGAAACTGGCACGGGAGAGGGTGAGGCGGAGCTGCCGGGCAGACGGGTGTACAGCTGTGAGCTCTGTGGCAAGTCCTACCGCCACTCGGGCAGCCTGATCAACCACAAACAGACGCACCAGACGGGGGATTTTGAGTGCTCGCTCTGTGCCAAACGCTTCTCCAATGTGGCTGCCTTCAAGAGCCACTTACGTGGACACCAGAAGCCGAGGAAGGGCCGAGCGGGggcggaggaggaagaggaagggagtgtggcagaggcggaGCCCAGAGATGCCCCTGACGGCACGCTGCAGCCGGACGGAAGTGGAGATGTCGGGCGTGGTGGCCCGGAGAGTACCCGGGTTGGCGAGGAGGGGACGGTGGGCGAGGAGGAGTCCCAGCGGAGCTACAATCTGCGGGGAGGCAGCGCGGTGAACGGCTGGCAACACccgaaagaggaggaggaggccgaAGCGTCACCGTCCAGCAGCCCCAACTCTCAGCCCTACCCGTGCGAAATCCTCGACCACAAGCACAGCCAGCAGCTGGGCATATACCAGTGTTCCCTGTGCCCGAAGGAGTACTCAAACCTGGAGGCACTGAAGAGTCATTTCCGTGGCCATGCCACGGCCCAGCAGCCGGGTGCCAGCACCGAGGAACGTCCCTTCCTTTGCAGCCTCTGCGGCATGATCTTCCCAGGCGAGACGGACCTGCAGCACCACCATGGCCTGGCTCatgacagggagggggagcctcgGGAAGGCAGCTTGGAGGCCGGCAAGGATGCAGCGTTCCCCGGGCtccagcaggaggcggaggggcgCCCAGATGAGCGCGACGGGGAGGAAGAGATGCTCCTCTCCCATATCTGTGGCTACTGCGGGCAGACGTTTGACGACATGGCAAGCCTTGAAGAGCACAGCCTGGGCCACCGAGAGGAGAAGGAAGCGGCGCTGGCTGATACCACCATCCAGCTGCGGCTGGGACCGCGTCCGGAGCTGCCGGAGGAGCAGAAATCCGGCCTGACGCCCCCAGACAGCCGTCCCTATGCCTGTgggcagtgtgggaaaacctaCCGGCATGGCGGCAGCCTGGTCAACCACAAGAAGACCCACCAGGTGGGAGATTACCAGTGTGGCGTCTGCTCTCGGCAGTACCCCAATCTGTCCGCCTACCGCAACCATCTCCGTAATCACCCCAAGTGTAAGCTGAATGACAGCCGGCCAGCTGGCAACGGGGACAGTATAGGGAAGGAGACAGCGCTCCCGcacggcagggagggaggagaggcagcTGCGGCCCCAGCTCCCGGAAAACAGGACCCAAGGGGCAGCGATGGCGAGGAGTGCAAGCTGCACGTGTGTGACGTCTGTGGGGAGCtgtgccagggggcagcagggctggaggcacACTGTGCCGCtcagcacctggaggaggaggaagagctggTCAGTGTTGCCGAGGAGGAGGGTGGCAgcggcggcagtggggaggaaggTGCCGCATCAGAGCGCCCCTTTTGCTGCGAGCAGTGCGGTCGGAGCTACAAGCACGCGGGCAGCCTGATCAACCACAAGCAGACCCACAAGACGGGCCTCTTCCGCTGCGCCATATGCCAGAAGCTCTTCTACAACCTCATGGCCCTGAAGAACCACAACCGCATCCACTTCGAGACCAAGCGCTACAAGTGCGCCCAGTGCCCCAAGGCCTTCCGCCTCCAGAAGCAGCTGGCCAGCCACCAGCGTGTTCACCGCGAGAGGAGACCGCCACTGCCCGCCTCGTCCTCCAGAAAGTTGGCTCACGCCAAGAGAGCAGGCAAGGCCCACGCCGACAGTGGCGGGGTCTCAGAGCCGCCCGCTGCCTCCAAGAAGGACCCCGAGGAGCGGCCATACCGGTGTGAGCAATGTGGGCGGACCTACCGCCATGCCGGCAGCCTTCTCAACCACCGCAAGAGCCACAAGACCGGCCATTACTGCTGCCCCGTCTGCCCCCGGGCCTACCCTAATCTCATGGCCCTCAAGAACCACCAGCGCATCCACTTTGAGGTCAAGCGCCACCGCTGCCCCGACTGCGGCAAAGCCTTCAaatggcagaggcagctggtgagGCACCAGCTGATCCATGCCCAGCGCAGGCCTCGTCCTGGCAGCAGGAGCTCCCCTGGCCGCCCCTTACTGGAGGGCAATAGCCTTGTCCGGAGCAAGACGGCACGAGAATGGCGGGCCGCCCGGAGGGAGCAGGGCGGCAGCCACGTTGACGCCTCAGGTGGCCACAGTGATGGTGGCCATCTTGGCACTACCTCAGGTGGCCATGTTGATGGTACCTCAGGCCCTCATGTTGACAGCAGCCATGTGGGCAGTGCATCAGTTGGTGCCTCAGGTGGCCATGTTGGTGGTGCCTCAGGCGGCCATGTTGATAGCAGCTCTGTTGGCGGTACCTCAGGCAGCCATGTGGGCAGTGCATCAGTTGGTGCCTCAGGCGGCCATGTTGACACTGGCACCCAAACCCCAGTGGGCGTCACTCAGGCGCCCCTTGGCCCTTTCCAGTGCCCGGTCTGCCCCAAGCAATTTCCCACCCCATCAGCCCTCAAGAACCATGGCcgggtccacactaagaagcgttTCGAGTGCTCGGAGTGCGGCAAGGCCTACCGGGCCTCTCGGGACTTGGTCCAGCACCTGTGGCGGCACCAGGCCGAGGCAGAGGCTGGGTCCACTCCTGgcaccaatggcctggtggaccAGCGCCCCTACAAGTGCGACCGTTGCGAGCGGACGTACCGCCATGCTGGcagcctcctccaccacaagAAGGTCCACACCATCGGTCTCTACCGCTGTCCCGCCTGCCTAAAGGAGTTCCACAACCTCCTGGCCCTCACCTACCACCTCCGCACCCACTCGGACAAGAAAGGCCGCCGCTGTCCGGACTGTGGCCAGGCCTTCCGGACTTCCAGCCGGCTGGCCAGCCACGCCAAGGCCTGCCACGGCCAGGCCGGCTACGCCAAGGCCGGCCACGCTGCcacaggaggggctcaggggcctGAGGCGGGCTCCTGCCAGGACGCGGGGGTGGATGGCAGTGCCACTGCCGCCATGGGGCAAGTTAGCTGA